In the genome of Streptomyces lydicus, the window CGCAAGGTGGACAACATCAGCGAGCCGCAGGTGAGCGCCATCGACTGGCTCAGTGTCTCGGTGGCGGCGCTCGGCTTCGGCGGCCTGGTGTACGGCCTGAGCCTCCTCGGTGAAACGGGCAGCAGGTTCGGGCTCGGCATCGGCATCGTCATCGCCGGGCTCGCGGCCATCGTGGTTTTCGTGATCCGCCAGCTCAAGCTGCAACGCACCGGCACGCCCCTGATGGACCTGCGAACCCTCGGGCACCGCACCTATGGCCTCTCCCTGGCCCTCATCTCCGTCGGCTTCCTGGCGATGCTCGGGTCGATGATCCTTCTGCCGCTGTACCTGCAGAACGTCCGGGGGCTCAGCCCGCTGGAGACCGGTTTGCTGGTCATGCCGGGCGGTCTGGCCATGGGACTGCTCGGACCGACCGTGGGAAAGCTGTTCGACCGCTTCGGCAGCCGGCCGCTGGTGCTGCCCGGCTCGATCGGGATGGTGCTCGCCCTCTGCGGTTTCACCCAGGTCTCGATGACGATGCCGTACTGGCAGGTGCTCGCACTGCACGCGCTGCTGATGGTGAGCCTGGCGGCGACGTTCACCCCCGTCTTCACGCTCGGTATGGGCGCGCTTCCCCCGCACCTGTACTCCCACGGCAGCTCGATGCTCGGCACGTTGCAGCAGGTCGCCGCCGCGTTCGGGACCGCACTCGTGGTGACTGTGATGTCCGCGCGTACCAGTTCCCTGGTCGCCGACGGCGTCGCCGCCGCGCCCGCAGAGCTGAGCGGGATGAAGCTGGCCTTCGGCGTCGCCGCCGCTCTCAGCGTGGTGACGATCGTCATCGCCGCGAAACTGCCGCGCCGGATCGCTGCCGCCGGCGCCCAGGACGGCAACACCGCGGACCAGCCCGCCGGATCATGAGGACCGGGCGGACCTGGCGGAGCGAACCGCTGCGCATCACGTCAAGAGCAAACCCCTCTGCCTGCGCCGGCCACCCGCCGCAACACACGGCGGCTTCCAGGAGCTCGGGCGCTTCACAGCTCGGCTGAGAAGGCGCGCTCTTCCCGCCGACGCGATCGTCAGCCGTTGCCGCCAAGACCCCAGAGGCCCCTCGGGAACAATCCCGAGGGGCCTCTTCGGACTTTCGTCGCGTAACACTCCATATCTCCGGCTCGACTTCGGCGACGTACTCAGCAAAGGGCTGTCCCGTGAAGCATCTGGTAGGTGCCTGACATGATCGATATGTGACCAGTGAATCTGCGCAGTCAGGCCGTTCGAGGTACGTGCTGTTCGATGTCGACGGCACGTTGGTGGACGCGGTGAGCAACCAGCGCCAGGTGTGGCGAGCGTGGGCGAAGCGATACGGGCTGGATGCGGACGAGGTGTACCAAGTGGCCCTGCGGACGCGGCCGATGGAGACGTTCGCCGCGGTCTCGGGGAACCTCGATCCACATGAGTGCCTGGCCGCGCTGCACGAGTTGGAGGACGAGGACGTGCGGTCCGGTGTCTATGCGGCCTTCGACGGCGCGTCGGAGCTGCTGCGCAGTCTGCCGACGGAGTCCTGGGCGCTGGTGACCTCGAACTACGAGCACCGGGTGCGCGGCCGTTTCCTGAGGACGGGCCTGCCGGTGCCGGGCGTGATCGTGGACGCGGCCACTGTCGAGGAGGGCAAGCCCTCTCCCGTTCCGTATCTGCGGGCCGCC includes:
- a CDS encoding MDR family MFS transporter; amino-acid sequence: MTAAIQERPAVQARRIPTVVRLLVLATFVVILNETILINAIPRLMESLHITQQSAQWVSTAFMLTMAAVIPVTGWFLQRVTTRRAYAIAMGVFLAGTALSAVAPTFEVLLLGRVVQAAGTAVMMPLLMTTLMIVVPEQDRGRVMGNVTLAISVAPALGPAVSGLILQAGSWRMLFVVVLPIAAAVTLLGLRKVDNISEPQVSAIDWLSVSVAALGFGGLVYGLSLLGETGSRFGLGIGIVIAGLAAIVVFVIRQLKLQRTGTPLMDLRTLGHRTYGLSLALISVGFLAMLGSMILLPLYLQNVRGLSPLETGLLVMPGGLAMGLLGPTVGKLFDRFGSRPLVLPGSIGMVLALCGFTQVSMTMPYWQVLALHALLMVSLAATFTPVFTLGMGALPPHLYSHGSSMLGTLQQVAAAFGTALVVTVMSARTSSLVADGVAAAPAELSGMKLAFGVAAALSVVTIVIAAKLPRRIAAAGAQDGNTADQPAGS
- a CDS encoding HAD family hydrolase, with translation MTSESAQSGRSRYVLFDVDGTLVDAVSNQRQVWRAWAKRYGLDADEVYQVALRTRPMETFAAVSGNLDPHECLAALHELEDEDVRSGVYAAFDGASELLRSLPTESWALVTSNYEHRVRGRFLRTGLPVPGVIVDAATVEEGKPSPVPYLRAAARLDAEPEDCLVIEDAPSGVQSGLRAGMTVWGVNAAVAVDGVHRHFDSLREAVPHILAFVSGPHGYATA